attgtgttactagtttagacaacgatggaatagccgaaccaagtAATGGTTTAGATTGTGTTGCTAGCTTAGAGAATAacatcattgaaaatatagCCAAACTAAGTGACGGTTCGGATTGTATCACAAGCGAAAGTGAAATAGCATTGTCACCTAAGACCgaatcacaaatcggtcatgtgGATGTTGGAAAAGATGATGACAATGTCTTGCGGGATAGTGGTGAAATAGAATCCAAAGTAGCTATGCATACATATCAAAGGCCGTATCCTGAACATGTAGATTCGGTCCCATACCCGCAAGGATTTGAGGTGCCCAACTTCATGAAATTCACAGGTGAGAATGCTATGACTACAATGGAGCATATCGGCCACTTTATTGATCAATGTAGTAAGTCCGGTAGGGATGATATGCTTAAGTTGAAGTTGTTTCctctttctttgtcaaacttttCATCTACATGGTTTAGTTCGCTTGCTcctaattcaatttctacatggtcaTAAATGGAACAtgagtttcatgattattttaaaGATGCGAGCTTGATGGAGCAAAGACCGATTGATACTTCATCGGTCACTTGTGAAACTATTTCGGTTACATCTATGCCTAAGACCGGAATTGTTAGTGATCCTTTCCCTGTTAGTTCTATTGATGttgacaaaaagaaagggaaacgTGTTATTATTGGGGATCCTCGGCCCAAGAATAGGATCAACAATGCGAAGGCCGAAGATCATAAAGTTGTAAAGGATGAGTTATCTAGTATCCAAAGGACCAAAAAGccgaagctcacttttgagatgcttatggctaaATACAAGAAAGGATTAGCCGGTCAATGATTTGATAACCAAACTAGTGATTCGAAAAAACCAAGATCATCTCGTaggaagagatttggtcaaacatcaAAGCAATCGGAGCCATCAACCATACCAACTCCATATAAACTTCCGGTTGTGATGCCATGATATCCATATCCAATATCACCGTTtggttatccttttatgtattacGTGCCGTGGATGCATCAACCACCTGTGCCGCATTATCAGGAGTGGAAGGAATCACCTAGGACAGTGCCAAATCATTCATCTAATTCAAGACAAGACCGTTTCCCACAAAAGAATCAGTCCGGTAGATCAAAGGTGAAAGAGGTGAAGAAGGTGTGGGTGAGGAAAGAAGCCAAAGCTCCGGAGGTCGTTGCTATCAAGGAGAAATCTCAAGATGTTCTAGTACCTACTGAAGATGTGGCGAAAACTATACAAGCGGAGAAGACTAAAGCCGACGTCGTTGCTGTCGACATCGGCGGTCTGACTGAGCCagctggccggtctaaccgctagactgcgcccggtctgaccgaccttcctggccggtctgaccgacggcttgcagccggtctgaccgggcctagAGGCCGATCAGACCGAGGGGCATTAAAGGTGAGCGGGAAAATTGAGAGAAAAATGGGAGCTTCTACTTTGACAAAAAATATTAGGAATCATTGTTTAACTCCTGGAAAACAACCACAGCCGAAGTGGATACCTTCTGGCTTATCTcgctctcaaaagaggaggctacaGCATCTTCGAGCCataggtcaaaaagaaaaagaggccAAAGATGTAGAGAACAAAACATGTAATAATTTAGAGCCTCGAACAACACCTAAGCGAGTGTAGAGACCTAAAGAAGTAGTGATGGATTCAATTTGGTGAGAGAAAAATCATCGGTCATTAAAGATATGTCTCCTTCACATGATGCTATGGGTGTTAGTGCGGTATTCATCTTGCCTTCGAAATCGTGCAATCAAGAAAGCCGATTTTGCTTGGGGGGCAAGACATTAATATGCTCATGagggaaccaagagaagaagaaCGGCAATGGATACAACATCACATCTTCAAGCCGCCGTTCGTTGGATGCTAGGGTAAGGTATGGGTTTATGGTGTTCATCGTTATAttatatgcctatgccatgttagaacattgcttgctatctagcacatgtgtgtttttacttatcaaattaatattatacatacatgttgcaaatgccagTTCTAGGTAGTAGAATTGGTAGgttggcatataatttgtttgaagtatgatttggctcaaggctctttgatatttatttaaagccaaattgtatgtgtttttatggatcatcatataagatatagattttataattattgcacCATGAAAGTTTTGCTTATTAGTAATTAGACTAATGTCAATGGTCGATGTGATGATTTATTCTAGAGTTGTTTTCTTTAGAaacattggcattgttaatatttttcATACATGCTCAAGCCGATTACTTACATTTGTAGTTTATTGGAATTCATGTGTGTCAGGCATATGACttttgtgattcattattgatcatgcttcaattggctaagtgttttaatgccatgatgattattgtttcaaaagccacttgaattagtattcatctagacatATTAGTTGGATATCATAATTTTTCATATGTCTAGAGAGAAGAAATTTTGGTCCAATAATTTGATACCCCAAGCATCTGGctattatgtgaagaaaaattatatactaaaggcCGATGCTTGATTTCAAAACTTTGGACGAAATTAGCAAAACCatagaccaggggcggtctgacctgcattgcatggccggtctgaccggtggtaccagcggtctgaccggctttgcataaccggtctgaccgatctCGGGCAGAGAGCTGGGGGGCACGTTGCAATTGATTCaaaggccgaattaattgtaaattcggacatttgtgcccatgagttagaaatagcttggagaattcctttgattagatatttgaaagatcctacacttaaggttgatcgggagattcggcggcaagcgttcaaatattatattgccgaaaaatagatggagtattacttagataatgatcaatctaaagttgttaggagagtagtacatgaagggatttgtgaaattcatcaatcggcccgtaagataaattggttgcttaggagagtggggtttcattggccgaaaataattgatgattgtttcaaatGCTACAGAGGGAGTGAAACTTGTTAACGGATTGGTAATGTTCAATTAGCGCTTACCGCTGTGTTGAACCCTATCATTAAAACTATGGCCGTTccgaggttgggctttggatttcattggtcaaatttatccttcgtcatcaaatTAAAAGGGCAttggttcgtgctagttgcaatGGATTACTTCACTAAGTGGGCCAAAGCCGTGCCGCTCGAGAATATTACTtgtacggaggtaattgactttattttgaagcatattattcatagattcggtattcctcaAACGTTAAAAGAGATTCTTTTATGTCCAAGGAAGTGAGaagttttgccgaatcttatgatattaagttgttgagttcttctctttactacgctcaggctaatggataagccgagtcgagtaataaaacattgttgaaattgtcGTTTTGCCAGTTGAGAtaaatcttggctctcttcggtatttcaagcaagacgacttgtcggttgaagattacaagaccttgATGGGAAGCAATTTTTGAAGATGTCATCGACGAGCATTTGAAGACTTTGAAGGAGATGAAGACACTTCAAGATGGTGTTTTCAGAGATCAattaatgggaaatacttgaagaaatacttcccgagcatttggcaagatgcttaggaagtcttatggccggtaattggattatcgccctgaaataacatgttctatgcttttaggttcacatatgttcaccaaaaaggcaagggggcatgtgtttacacccaaatttggcacctatagacgaaatagggaaaattgccaaagtttggaaagtgacgggtttccttcacagggccggtcagaccgcaggtgtgtgggcggtctgatcggctagtagggccggtctgaccgcaggtatgtgggcggtcagaccggcagggtccgagtccgagtctgttttcgtcgagtctcgggtttccttgcttgggaaggcatgtttcgtgtttcctttagtttctatcccgagttggacgtggagaagggcctgtagagggcaagaccaacccctatttaagggacaaggccggttcattgtaaaacccccccGAATACAATTTAcctgaatcgttcttttactatgttttctattttaccctagttttagtccatctttgtcggtttgcgccgtaaaccgtccgccgccgctgcgagagtgtgacacctctttgtaggtttgtcctgaaaaccttccgttttgcccacgagatggGTAGTTATcttcatatcgatctaaatcggcctaaaggctgattttgatctctaaatcggctccgctagccggtttagcttttctttttgcaaaacccttcttgatttggccctttgactagatcgaggtggttggcgactccatatcaccgcaaggcgtttaggtgttgcgatcgtgcttgtcaacttgtcacaaaaagttggcAACAGTGTGTTGGTGAGTGTAAGCCGGACGTTGAGTGACCGTGCTTTGGTTTGGGCGGTGAACATAGCGCATATTTGCTGCCATGCTTGCATCGCCGAGGATGCCGTAGCCACCTGGGTGAGTACATCTCTTGAGAGGGTGGAGAGCAGGAACCCCAAGACCTGTTGGTCAGAGGTAAACCACTCCTGGAAAGCAGGGTTGGCGATCTTCTCTGATTTGCCATCGGTGACGCACTCGATCTCCGCGGCCagagcagcagcggcgccggtGAGATGCCCGTCTAGGCGCGACCCACGTATGGCCGGTAGGACTTGCGCTGACCACAGCGCATGATTTTCTTTGCTCAGTTTCTCTGAAATCTGAACACCGAAAAGAGGATTGGTAGCAGTAGCGCTTGACGAGGATCCTGCCATCGCCGCGCTTGAGGATTTGTCGCCGGACTTTGGTGGCTCTAATACCATATGCAACCTCAGTATTTTTGCAGTTAAAAGGATTCTAAGGTATGTCAAACATACAGTCAATATGGGTCTCAAGTTTAGCAGTCAATATggcatttttctatttttcttatttccAACATTTATTCACTAGCTAATTCTGACTTTTTGAGAGCTATGTTAAGTACAAGCGGCTCAATGCTTTGtttcggcaaaaaaaaaaaaaaagaaaaccttcAGTGTGGATAAACATTGactctctccgtccctaaatatttaactgtccgttaatttttttaaacatgtttgaacattcgtcttatttaaaaacttttgtaaaatataaaactatatatatacataaaagtatatttaacaatgaatcaaatgatagaaaaaaaattaataattacttaaattttttaaataacataTACGGTCaaccatatttaaaaaagtcaacaatgtcaaatatttagggacggagggagtattatgttAGATCATGGGCCGAGGGAGCTAATTAAGTCAAACTAGAGAAAAATCAAAGTCCTAAAATGGTCTGATACTCTGATACACATTACATGGGTAAACATATAATCAACAAAATTGAATGTACAAGTGGATGGATCGACCGGCTTTTGGCTGACAGGCGATGGCTAGAGCACGTGTAGCCTATGGGCCAACATGCCTCCGTGGTGATCTCGCTTGCATCGCAGCATAGGCTGCACAGCGCGCGCGATACCCTAGGCAGCAGAACGGGCTCACAGTTCTTTGGGgtagaataaataaaaaaaaagataattgcTCGGTTGATCCTATTTTAAAGTCTAACTACTAATTTAATCCTACTTTTTCAGTTTTGTTTATTTGATCCCGTTTTTTAAAATCGAGCTTACCGTTTGACCCTCTTTTCGCTCACCgttaaaattttatttaggaaaaagaaaaaacatacatTTACTAgtccaaaatgaccaaaatgcccTCTGAATCCACACAACCCTATCCTTATCCCCAACGCTACTGCCACACGcatggaggggaggggcgccggcGACCGTGCCTGCTGCACGCGCGGAGAGAGGGAGCAGCCACGGCTGCAGCGCgcggagggcgtcggcggcacGGCTGCGGCGTGCgaagggcgtcggcggcgggactCACGCAGAGGATGGGAGCGGCGTTGGCGGCGCACGGGGAGAGAGCGAGCAGCGGCGCCGAGAAGGTATAGGCGGCTCGTCGGCGTTCTTCGCGATGGAGACGCGCGACTCGCCGACGTGCTGCGTGGTCATGGAGGAGGCATCTCGCCAGGCGCGGTGCGCACAGGGAGCTCGGCGTAAGGCAGGCACTAGCATGGCTATTGCTTGCACATCTTCGCCTCCTCTTTGTTGGATTGCTGCTGAACATTGTTAGTTGCTAATTGCTGCTCATGAAATTGTTGTTACACACTAATTGACtacatttgtgttttttttcttcaatgaGAAAGGGCAAAAGTGGTATTTTGGATTTTCGTTAACACCGTTAAGTTCCTTTAACAGAACAGGTTCAGTTTTAAAAAAGAGAGTCAAATAAGTAAACTTATGAAAATAGGGTCAAATATACAATTGCCCCAAAAAAACACACTTGAAATCCAGAAACTTTATAAAAGGACATGAAAAATGGGAGGCACTATATTTTTCGCAATTAGAAAATAAGGATTCTAAAATTGATATATAAAAAGTTCACACCTTCCTTATAAGACAATGGATCGACTTTAGGGAGCATATGATTCTTGATTCACCCTTTATTCTCTGCatccataaatattttttcttcttgatAAGTGAGCTTAAACCTATATGAAAATTAATTTCTATGAAAACCACAAAGTACCACTTTTTTATTCTAGAAGAGAAAAAGTGATAATGCTCTCTTAGCCACTCGAGTCATGTGTAGTGATCCTGAAGTATTTTGTACCGAGTGAGGACAACCAAGCATTTGCATGATTCTTCTGGTTTGCGGCCACCGAATGCTTTGATGGGGATAGTTTTCGGTCACAGGTGCACCTACAAGGAGAGTGAAAAGAAAACTACTATACGGGGCTTCTATAttcttgatttgatttgatttgtccTAGCTTAGTGTTTCACACTGATTTAATTTTAGTGGGATACTAAATTGTCTCCACACTTTGGAAAATTACATCTTTAAAATTTTCCACCGCATCAAAGCAGAACAATCTAaaaccttaaaaaaaaatcaacgaggCGACGCTGGTAATTATGTTGGTGGTGCCTCTCCATCTCCGCATCTACGTCCCGTCCATAATATGTTTGCTAATCAAGCTTTGGTTGCTTTTGGAGATATTCAATTATATTGCCAATTAGATAGAAACAACTTTAACTGCTAATGATGAAATTTATATGTTCGGCAATGATTAATGTGCCCATATGTGGCGGATTGCACACCATATCCGTATTTATGGCCATACGTACCAATCATTTTGCACAACACTGCACtactatatatatgtgcttGACAATCAACTCAAACCATCAATCACTacttagaaaaaatatttttcccgACGTGGGGTCTTATTTTCATAGTGGAACATAGCCCTTAaagccaaatgaccgcctacaaaaatataaatcggagTGAAGTtctctattttcgcaggcggaccacttaagcgacGCTTGCGAAAATCAATTTCCGCAGGCGCACCTTACGTGGTCCGCCTACAAAAATTGTACCTACCTAAAAAAATCTagtcatccttatcctctcctcccccatccttatcctctcctctccaccactcatttccttcccccccctctctctctcatacttagaaaaaatctcttctctccacccccacctccactgccggccggctccctcctcggcgacgacgatgaccgcGACGCCACCTCTGCGCGCCAACGGCTCCCCTCGGCCACGGCGACGACCTTCGCGCCAccggctcccctcctctccccacgtccgcgcgccgccggccggctccaTCCTCTCCCACGTCCACGCGTCGCCGGCTCCCACCTTCGCCACCGGCCGGCTCCcccctcggcgacgacgacgaccgcaccgccgcctccgcatgCCGACGGCTCCCCTCGGCCGTGACGACGACCTtcgcgccgccggctccccaCCTACGCCGCCGACCGGCTCCCTcctcggtgacgacgacgaccgcgacgccgGCTCTGCGCGCCGACGGCTTCCctcggccgcgacgacgaccttCGCGCCGCcagctcccctcctctccccacgTCCGCGCGCCGCCAGCTCCCTCCTTTCCCACGTCCGTGCACCGCCGGCTCCccacctccggcgccggccggctccctcctcggcgatgacgacgaccttcgcgccgccggcgggctccctcctcgcccccttcgccgtcggccacgacgagcgacgacaacggctcgcctcctccgccaccggccacgacgggcgacaacgacgacgatggcgccgaTGCGGCAGGTCGGCTCCTCCCTCTTCTATGTGGGGCAGTGGACGGAGGAGAGCCCTGGCCGGCGGcagcgcccgtggtttttttttattatttttctaagaTGATTTTTGCAGGCAGGCCACGGGCCCAGTTGCGAAAATGGTCTTTTTTCACAGTTGACGTGTTAGCGGCGGTCCTCCtccccgcctgcgaaaatggttTTGGGCCGCctggaaaaatcatttttctagtagtgaatgTAGATCGCAAGAGATGTAGtacatttttctttcaaattaaCAAAAATTCCATCTCCCATTTTCATACCACCATCTTGGCATACTTGTTAGATATATATGTCAGGGTTTATCTCTTTGTAACAGAAAAGTAGAGGATAGAGGAGTTGGTTATCATTTTATGTGATCTATACCGGTATACAATGGATTGATCTATGTACTGCCACGGTGAAAGGCTGTTTTCACGTCATATTAATATAAATGTACGTGTGGCCTCATCCGGGAGGTGATAACGCTTCCTATTTCGCCATATATAGTACTTACCTTCCATGTATGCAAAGAGAAATGGCTAAACTACACTCACCTTCCTATCTTTCTCTATTGACGATAGAAGAATCAACATATACCTCATCAATAAACAAGCGACTTAATTCTAGTCTATAGTAATCCAAATACAATCCTTTGTTATATCTAGCGATCTCTACAATCTACATTGTCTATGTATCCAACATAATTCGCACCTCACCATTACTTTTAGGATAAGTGATTTTGCTCTGATCTGCCTCTGTATTCGTGGgaacttgctgctgctgctcttttATCTCCTTCCCTTTTCCCCAGAGGAAGGAATAGAGGCCAATGATTATCATAAATGCCCCTAGCAAGCTGCAAGCAAAGCATGttatatattataagactttctatagtattatccatattcatatagatgtaaatgaatctagacatatatgtgtatagattcattaacatctatataaatgtgggcaatgttataaagtcttataatatgaaacggatggagtagtatatatagTGCCTCTCATGTGGTAGCTAGTCCATGCTTTTGCCGGACTTGATACCGTACATATATAAAACAGTACGACCCTAAGACTGAATATACAGACATGCTGTCGCAGTATTAATTCTCACCTCCCGACAGAGATGTCGCTTCCAAGCAGCATCGAGTCAAGGACGACGGTGATGATCAGCGCAAGCGAGTTGAACATGGAGGGGTAGGTTGGCCCTCGCCGTGACACCGCCCACGTGATCAAGCAGAAGGTGGCAGCCGTGTTGAAAACCCCCTGTCAATGTGATTTGTGTTCGTTGtcaatgaaaggaaaaaaacacaCATCATTTAGCCTAATCAGAATTGAGATGGTGCTACTATAAGATGCCTCTAAGGATGGATATATACCATCGAGCTAAATTAAAGCTTTATTACCGAATAGATGATGGTGATCAGCTGCAGATCCCAGTGGAGTGCCCATGCCGACCGGTCCCGGTCGACGGCGATCCCGATCACCACCGCCTGGATTGTCCCCATCAAGCATGCGAGCATCGTCGAGAAGTACTTAGATGGGAACTCCTTGTTCACTTTGGCCTGCATTATATTATTGCAGGTTTGAGGTTTCAGCAAAGATCAGTATACATACATGGAAACTACTTCACAAATAGCACTACAGTCTATTGATCATCGATGTTGCCAATATGGATGGACGCTGTACCTGAACGATGAACCAGAAGGCGTAGCTGAGGCAACTGCCGCAAAGGAAGAGCGTCCCGATGAGCATGTTGTGGTGGGTAGGGAAGGTGgagtcgtcgctgccgccgatCGCCCGCAGCTGCGCCGGCTTCAGCAGGTGGGTAGGCCACAAATGCAGCAGCTTGCCCCTGTACAGGCTCACCACCATGGTGCCCACAACACAGATCACCGTGCCAATCACCTTTATCATGCCAGACCGCGTCTTCAGCTTCAGCTTCTCCAATCTGAACCCCCAGTTCATCCCACA
This genomic window from Oryza sativa Japonica Group chromosome 12, ASM3414082v1 contains:
- the LOC4352000 gene encoding WAT1-related protein At1g09380 isoform X2, which codes for MMAETMTTKTKPGMAERLLLPLSMVLVQLFTIGALLLAKLSFNSGMAPFVLLAYRNLIGTVTMLPFAFWFERQMMKKVNYKVLGWIFFNALFGIVLAMGLHYYGLRATNAGYTVNFLNLVPVVTFIIAAIFRLEKLKLKTRSGMIKVIGTVICVVGTMVVSLYRGKLLHLWPTHLLKPAQLRAIGGSDDSTFPTHHNMLIGTLFLCGSCLSYAFWFIVQAKVNKEFPSKYFSTMLACLMGTIQAVVIGIAVDRDRSAWALHWDLQLITIIYSGVFNTAATFCLITWAVSRRGPTYPSMFNSLALIITVVLDSMLLGSDISVGSLLGAFMIIIGLYSFLWGKGKEIKEQQQQVPTNTEADQSKITYPKSNGEVRIMLDT
- the LOC4352000 gene encoding WAT1-related protein At1g09380 isoform X3, which encodes MTTKTKPGMAERLLLPLSMVLVQLFTIGALLLAKLSFNSGMAPFVLLAYRNLIGTVTMLPFAFWFERQMMKKVNYKVLGWIFFNALFGIVLAMGLHYYGLRATNAGYTVNFLNLVPVVTFIIAAIFRLEKLKLKTRSGMIKVIGTVICVVGTMVVSLYRGKLLHLWPTHLLKPAQLRAIGGSDDSTFPTHHNMLIGTLFLCGSCLSYAFWFIVQAKVNKEFPSKYFSTMLACLMGTIQAVVIGIAVDRDRSAWALHWDLQLITIIYSGVFNTAATFCLITWAVSRRGPTYPSMFNSLALIITVVLDSMLLGSDISVGSLLGAFMIIIGLYSFLWGKGKEIKEQQQQVPTNTEADQSKITYPKSNGEVRIMLDT
- the LOC4352000 gene encoding WAT1-related protein At1g09380 isoform X1, translating into MECSKGTNMMAETMTTKTKPGMAERLLLPLSMVLVQLFTIGALLLAKLSFNSGMAPFVLLAYRNLIGTVTMLPFAFWFERQMMKKVNYKVLGWIFFNALFGIVLAMGLHYYGLRATNAGYTVNFLNLVPVVTFIIAAIFRLEKLKLKTRSGMIKVIGTVICVVGTMVVSLYRGKLLHLWPTHLLKPAQLRAIGGSDDSTFPTHHNMLIGTLFLCGSCLSYAFWFIVQAKVNKEFPSKYFSTMLACLMGTIQAVVIGIAVDRDRSAWALHWDLQLITIIYSGVFNTAATFCLITWAVSRRGPTYPSMFNSLALIITVVLDSMLLGSDISVGSLLGAFMIIIGLYSFLWGKGKEIKEQQQQVPTNTEADQSKITYPKSNGEVRIMLDT